A genome region from Phalacrocorax carbo chromosome 27, bPhaCar2.1, whole genome shotgun sequence includes the following:
- the TMBIM6 gene encoding bax inhibitor 1 has protein sequence MNVFDRNINFDALFKFSHISASTQEHLKRVYASFALCMFVAATGAYINAVTRFFQFSFLTGLGALGLMIWLTATPHSRETEQKRLGMLVGFAFLTGINLGPLLEMCISINPSIIPTAFLGTATIFACFSLSALYARRRSFLYLGGFLLSGLTLMLLSSVVNAFVGSTWLFTANLYLGLMIMCGFVLFDTQLIIEKAESGDKDYIWHCVDLFLDFVNIFRELLMILGMTENKKKEKK, from the exons ATGAACGTCTTTGACCGAAACATCAATTTTGACGCCCTCTTCAAGTTCTCCCACAT CTCGGCCTCCACACAGGAGCACCTGAAGAGGGTCTATGCCAGCTTCGCCCTCTGCATGTTTGTGGCGGCCACAGGGGCCTACATCAATGCGGTGACCCGCTTCTTCCAG TTCAGCTTCCTGACTGGCCTGGGCGCTCTGGGGCTGATGATCTGGCTGACGGCCACCCCGCACAGTCGGGAGACAGAGCAGAAGaggctggggatgctggtgggCTTCGCCTTCCTGACAG GCATCAACCTGGGGCCCCTCCTGGAAATGTGCATCTCCATCAATCCCAG CATCATCCCCACTGCCTTCCTCGGCACTGCCACCATCTTCGCCTGCTTCTCACTGAGCGCCCTGTATGCCCGGCGCCGGAGCTTCCTCTACCTGGGAG GCTTCCTGCTCTCCGGCCTCACCCTGATGCTTCTCTCTTCTGTGGTTAATGCCTTTGTGGGATCTACTTGGCTCTTCACG gcCAACCTGTACCTGGGGCTGATGATCATGTGCGGCTTCGTGCTCTTCGACACGCAGCTCATCATCGAGAAGGCGGAGAGCGGGGACAAGGATTACAtctg GCACTGCGTCGATCTCTTCCTCGACTTCGTCAACATTTTCCGGGAGCTCCTGATGATCCTGGGCATGACCGAG AAcaagaagaaggagaagaagtGA